The following proteins come from a genomic window of Sorghum bicolor cultivar BTx623 chromosome 3, Sorghum_bicolor_NCBIv3, whole genome shotgun sequence:
- the LOC8057762 gene encoding SAC3 family protein A isoform X5 produces MMLHDDASKSKGSFPVSLRTYVERNLARCKDDAQRTASRCILKEIIAKATADGTLHTKNWDIEPLFTLPEKATSMNMTSNGKDSSPFSSSRSPSRRTKSRWEPVAKSRWEPVAEENVANNVEISNELAKINVCSSFEPTKRTSNNWDLRKHVQCQAPLSQFSHRPTKMQRTGGDASLTENGNALSDADKEQDLMKYYTSSIAQANSPEEKKRREHRSKRFEQSQGTPSKSRSSIPDKVATDNIYTSRAMSLLLNRSNGDSAGLAVEDFDWDALTIKGTCQQIEKQYLRLTSAPDPTTVRPEDVLEKALCMVETSEKNYLYKCDQLKSIRQDFTVQRIQNELSVKVYETHARLAIESGDLAEYNQCQSQLKRLYGEGVKGCNLEFSAYNLLYLVHSNNKRDLLSSMASLPKEAKKDTAVKHALQVRYAFLSANYVLFFKLYKMAPNLNSCLMDLYVEQMRFAAIKCMSKSYRPTVPVRYAARVLGFVGVDKVCEALEECEEWLKAHGAILSVDNNGELQIDTKVSSTSLYLPEPENAVSHGDASLAVDDFLTRAS; encoded by the exons ATGATGCTACATGATGATGCATCCAAGTCCAAG GGATCTTTCCCTGTTTCACTTCGTACTTATGTTGAGCGGAATCTTGCCCGTTGCAAGGATGATGCCCAGAGGACTGCCAGCCGATGTATCTTGAAGGAG ATAATTGCGAAGGCAACTGCTGATGGGACCCTTCATACGAAGAACTGGGACATTGAACCACTATTTACTTTGCCAGAAAAGGCTACAAGCATGAATATGACTAG CAATGGGAAGGATTCAAGTCCTTTCTCATCATCGAGGAGTCCTAGTAGGCGAACAAAAAGTAGGTGGGAGCCTGTTGCAAAAAGTAGGTGGGAGCCTGTTGCAGAGGAAAATGTTGCTAACAATGTGGAAATTTCTAATGAGTTGGCAAAAATTAATGTCTGCAGTAGTTTCGAACCCACTAAAAGAACG AGTAACAATTGGGATCTGAGGAAGCATGTCCAATGCCAAGCTCCTTTAAGCCAATTCAGTCATAGGCCTACTAAAATGCAGCGAACTGGTGGTGATGCAAGTCTTACTGAAAATGGAAATGCCTTAAGTGATGCTGACAAGGAGCAGGATCTAATGAAATATTACACTAGTTCAATTGCACAAGCAAATTCACCTGAGGAAAAGAAACGGCGGGAGCATAGATCTAAGCGATTTGAACAGAGTCAAGGCACACCATCAAAATCTAGAAGTTCTATACCAGATAAGGTTGCCACAGACAACATATATACAAGTAGAGCTATGTCACTGCTTCTCAATAGAAGTAATGGAGATAGTGCTGGTTTGGCAGTGGAGGATTTTGATTGGGATGCACTGACAATCAAGGGAACATGCCAGCAAATTGAGAAACAATACCTACGCCTTACAAGTGCGCCTGACCCTACCACA GTACGACCAGAAGATGTCCTAGAGAAGGCTCTTTGTATGGTTGAAACATCAGAAAAGAACTATCTTTACAAATGTGATCAACTGAAGTCTATTCGGCAAGACTTTACTGTTCAGAGAATTCAGAACGAGCTGTCTGTCAAG GTTTATGAAACCCATGCACGTTTAGCTATCGAATCTGGAGATTTAGCTGAATATAATCAG TGCCAATCTCAGTTGAAGAGGTTATATGGAGAAGGAGTCAAGGGTTGCAACCTCGAATTCTCTGCTTACAACTTGTTATATCTGGTGCACTCTAATAACAAAAGAGATTTGCTTTCATCTATGGCAAG CTTGCCAAAGGAAGCCAAGAAAGACACAGCTGTGAAGCATGCCCTTCAAGTTCGTTATGCCTTTTTGTCTGCCAACTATGTCCTGTTTTTCAAATTGTACAAGATGGCACCCAACTTGAACTCATGTCTTATGG ATCTCTATGTGGAGCAAATGCGCTTTGCGGCTATAAAATGCATGTCCAAGTCATATCGCCCAACTGTACCAGTTAGATACGCTGCACGGGTTTTGGGATTTGTGGGAGTTGATAAAGTTTGTGAGGCTCTGGAAGAATGCGAGGAATGGTTAAAAGCACATGGTGCTATTCTTTCCGTAGATAACAATGGAGAATTACAAATAGACACAAAG GTTTCTTCTACTTCTTTGTACTTGCCGGAACCTGAGAATGCTGTTTCTCATGGTGATGCATCTCTGGCTGTGGATGACTTTTTGACACGAGCATCATAA